One genomic window of Salvelinus alpinus chromosome 17, SLU_Salpinus.1, whole genome shotgun sequence includes the following:
- the dazap2 gene encoding DAZ-associated protein 2 isoform X1, whose protein sequence is MNNKGSYPQQAVYPQQSSAPIYPPAMQVSPQAPPYSDAPPAYSEIYQPRYVHPSQAGQLQQMSQYPGTQMYMQLPQSMAVGPMGHNVPMAYYPMGAMYPPGSTVLLEGGYDAGARFGQSNSASIPPPPPGHMPNAAQLAAMQGANVMMTQRKNNFFVGGSNGGYTIW, encoded by the exons ATGAACAACAAAG GTTCCTATCCCCAGCAAGCTGTGTACCCTCAGCAGAGTAGTGCACCCATCTACCCACCTGCTATGCAAGTGTCTCCCCAGGCACCACCTTATTCAGACGCCCCACCTGCATACTCTGAG ATCTATCAGCCCAGGTATGTGCACCCATCTCAGGCTGGCCAGCTACAGCAAATGTCTCAGTACCCTGGCACTCAGATGTACATGCAACTGCCCCAGTCCATGGCTGTTGGACCAATGGGCCACAACGTCCCCATGGCGTACTACCCCATGGGAGCCATGTATCCCCCTGGCTCCACTGTGCTATTGGAGGGAGGATATGATGCTGGTGCTCGCTTTGGTCAAAGCAACAGTGCTTCCATCCCG CCCCCACCTCCTGGCCACATGCCTAATGCAGCTCAGCTGGCCGCCATGCAGGGTGCCAACGTCATGATGACACAGCGCAAGAACAACTTCTTCGTGGGTGGCTCCAATGGCGGGTACACCATCTGGTAA
- the dazap2 gene encoding DAZ-associated protein 2 isoform X2, protein MESTCSYPQQAVYPQQSSAPIYPPAMQVSPQAPPYSDAPPAYSEIYQPRYVHPSQAGQLQQMSQYPGTQMYMQLPQSMAVGPMGHNVPMAYYPMGAMYPPGSTVLLEGGYDAGARFGQSNSASIPPPPPGHMPNAAQLAAMQGANVMMTQRKNNFFVGGSNGGYTIW, encoded by the exons ATGGAGTCGACAT GTTCCTATCCCCAGCAAGCTGTGTACCCTCAGCAGAGTAGTGCACCCATCTACCCACCTGCTATGCAAGTGTCTCCCCAGGCACCACCTTATTCAGACGCCCCACCTGCATACTCTGAG ATCTATCAGCCCAGGTATGTGCACCCATCTCAGGCTGGCCAGCTACAGCAAATGTCTCAGTACCCTGGCACTCAGATGTACATGCAACTGCCCCAGTCCATGGCTGTTGGACCAATGGGCCACAACGTCCCCATGGCGTACTACCCCATGGGAGCCATGTATCCCCCTGGCTCCACTGTGCTATTGGAGGGAGGATATGATGCTGGTGCTCGCTTTGGTCAAAGCAACAGTGCTTCCATCCCG CCCCCACCTCCTGGCCACATGCCTAATGCAGCTCAGCTGGCCGCCATGCAGGGTGCCAACGTCATGATGACACAGCGCAAGAACAACTTCTTCGTGGGTGGCTCCAATGGCGGGTACACCATCTGGTAA